In the genome of Photobacterium sp. TY1-4, one region contains:
- a CDS encoding bifunctional helix-turn-helix transcriptional regulator/GNAT family N-acetyltransferase — translation MDANTLRQLSRQLVRQLGMLDGQCGNMALTPVQAHTLIELADQPATVNEMATRLQVDKSNASRNLAVLLNQQWAETRPNPQDGRSQIYQLTPQGAQQLEQLHGVLNREVDAWLAQMDTDEVALLGRSLSRYSKSIQAAAKQAGYQIRPITALDNAAVAAVIRRVSAEYGLTADKGYGVADPTLDQMSAVYQGDGCAYWVIEHQHRILGGGGIAPLAGEATLCELQKMYFLPELRGRGLARKLAVQALRFARAQGYRGCYLETTANLSEAIALYESLGFVRIPQALGNTGHDACEVRMLKTF, via the coding sequence ATGGACGCAAACACCCTGAGACAACTCTCCCGCCAGCTGGTCCGTCAGTTGGGAATGCTGGACGGCCAGTGCGGCAATATGGCCTTAACGCCGGTCCAGGCCCACACCCTGATCGAGCTGGCCGACCAACCCGCCACGGTCAACGAGATGGCCACCCGGCTGCAAGTGGATAAATCGAACGCCAGTCGCAATCTGGCAGTCCTGCTCAACCAGCAATGGGCCGAAACCCGGCCTAACCCGCAAGACGGGCGCAGCCAGATCTACCAGTTGACGCCGCAGGGCGCGCAGCAGCTTGAGCAACTGCACGGCGTGCTCAACCGCGAGGTGGATGCATGGCTGGCACAAATGGATACCGATGAAGTGGCGCTGCTGGGCCGGAGCCTGTCGCGTTACAGCAAATCAATTCAGGCGGCGGCGAAACAGGCCGGCTATCAGATCCGCCCCATCACTGCGCTGGACAATGCCGCTGTGGCGGCGGTCATTCGCCGGGTCTCAGCAGAATACGGCCTGACCGCCGACAAGGGATATGGGGTTGCCGATCCGACTTTGGATCAGATGAGCGCCGTTTATCAGGGCGACGGCTGTGCTTACTGGGTGATTGAGCATCAGCACCGGATCCTCGGCGGCGGCGGCATTGCCCCGCTGGCCGGGGAAGCGACGCTGTGTGAGTTGCAAAAAATGTACTTCCTGCCCGAACTACGCGGCCGGGGGCTGGCCCGCAAGCTGGCGGTCCAGGCCCTGCGTTTTGCCCGGGCGCAAGGCTACCGCGGCTGTTATCTGGAAACCACCGCCAATCTGAGCGAAGCCATCGCACTTTATGAATCCCTTGGCTTTGTCCGGATCCCGCAAGCGCTGGGCAACACCGGCCATGACGCCTGTGAAGTGCGGATGCTGAAAACGTTCTAG
- a CDS encoding DUF2061 domain-containing protein, with product MKKTLSFAAIHFTVALSVAYLLTGDLILGSLMAMIEPMVNTVAFYFHEKVWQWAPLKRSQFSNPGRKTLSFAAVHFSVAFTVVYLLTGDVLIGSLMAMIEPAINTLAYYAHERLWQRREARQVHPLNGFACHH from the coding sequence GCCGCGATTCATTTTACTGTTGCATTGAGTGTCGCCTACCTGCTGACCGGCGATCTCATTCTCGGCAGCCTGATGGCAATGATCGAGCCGATGGTCAACACCGTTGCCTTCTACTTTCACGAAAAAGTCTGGCAATGGGCGCCGCTGAAACGCTCACAGTTCAGCAACCCGGGTCGTAAAACCCTCAGCTTCGCCGCGGTCCACTTCAGTGTCGCCTTCACCGTGGTCTACCTGCTGACCGGCGATGTGCTGATCGGCAGCCTGATGGCGATGATCGAACCGGCCATCAACACCCTGGCCTACTATGCCCATGAGCGTCTGTGGCAGCGCCGGGAAGCCCGGCAAGTCCACCCGCTCAACGGCTTCGCCTGCCATCACTAG
- the rraB gene encoding ribonuclease E inhibitor RraB: protein MTYAELIEEQKEETREIIAALLEDGSDPDALYSIEHHFSADTFEELEAAAVEAFKMGFEVMEAEELELAPEDGGGKVVCFDAVMESALNAELIDEQAAKLIQLAEKYEIDYDGWGTYFESGEEDEDAEDDDA, encoded by the coding sequence ATGACTTATGCTGAATTGATTGAAGAGCAGAAGGAAGAAACCCGCGAGATTATTGCGGCCCTGCTGGAAGATGGCAGTGATCCGGATGCCCTGTATTCTATTGAGCACCATTTTTCAGCCGATACGTTTGAAGAGCTGGAAGCCGCAGCGGTTGAAGCGTTCAAAATGGGCTTTGAAGTGATGGAAGCCGAAGAGCTGGAGCTGGCCCCGGAAGACGGTGGCGGCAAAGTGGTTTGTTTTGATGCTGTGATGGAATCTGCCCTGAATGCGGAGCTGATCGATGAGCAGGCGGCAAAGCTGATCCAACTGGCTGAAAAATACGAGATTGATTACGACGGCTGGGGGACTTACTTCGAGTCGGGCGAAGAAGATGAAGACGCGGAAGACGACGACGCGTAA
- a CDS encoding YfcC family protein, which yields MTTQTVHKEEKGGFFANFKFPSAYTILFALIALVALMTWIVPAGQYERVMNEELGKQVPVTGTYQPVDSNPQGVVDVLLAPIDGFYDHNSYEAAAIDVSLFILVIGGFLGLVTKTGAIDAGIERVTARLRGREELMIPILMALFAAGGTIYGMAEESLPFYTLLVPVMMAARFDPLVAAATVLLGAGIGTLGSTINPFATVIAANAAGIPFTDGILLRVAILAIGWLICVWYVMRYAKMVRADQSKSIVYDKFEENRAHFLGNQSEEMLEFTPTRKVILTIFAASFGIMIYGVAVAGWWMAEISGMFLASTIIIGLIARMSEEEFTSSFIDGARDLLGVALIIGIARGIVVIMDRGMITDTILNSAEHAVTGLSSVIFINVMYWLEILLSFLVPSSSGLAVLTMPIMAPLADFAGVGRELVVTAYQSASGIVNLMTPTSAVVMGGLAIARVPYVRWVKWVAPLLGILTVLIMAMLSVGAML from the coding sequence ATGACGACGCAAACCGTACACAAAGAAGAAAAAGGCGGCTTCTTTGCCAACTTCAAGTTCCCCTCCGCCTACACCATTCTGTTCGCCCTGATTGCCCTGGTGGCCCTGATGACCTGGATTGTCCCGGCCGGGCAATACGAGCGGGTGATGAACGAAGAGCTGGGCAAGCAAGTGCCGGTCACCGGAACCTACCAACCGGTCGACAGTAACCCGCAAGGGGTGGTCGATGTCCTGCTCGCCCCGATTGACGGCTTCTACGACCACAACAGTTACGAAGCCGCCGCCATCGATGTCTCCCTGTTTATCCTGGTGATAGGTGGATTTTTGGGCCTGGTAACCAAAACCGGCGCCATTGATGCCGGGATCGAGCGCGTCACCGCCCGCCTCAGAGGCCGGGAAGAGCTGATGATCCCGATCCTGATGGCCTTGTTTGCCGCCGGCGGGACGATCTACGGCATGGCGGAAGAATCCCTGCCCTTCTATACCCTGCTGGTTCCGGTCATGATGGCTGCCCGGTTTGACCCGCTGGTCGCCGCAGCCACGGTCCTGCTGGGCGCCGGGATCGGCACCCTGGGCTCCACCATCAACCCGTTTGCCACGGTGATCGCGGCCAACGCGGCCGGGATCCCGTTCACCGATGGCATTCTGCTACGCGTCGCCATCCTCGCCATCGGCTGGCTGATCTGCGTCTGGTACGTGATGCGCTACGCCAAAATGGTCCGCGCCGATCAAAGCAAATCCATCGTCTACGACAAGTTCGAAGAAAACCGGGCCCATTTCCTCGGCAACCAAAGCGAAGAAATGCTTGAGTTCACCCCGACCCGCAAAGTGATCCTGACCATCTTTGCCGCGTCCTTTGGCATCATGATCTACGGGGTCGCCGTGGCTGGCTGGTGGATGGCGGAGATCTCCGGCATGTTCCTCGCTTCCACCATCATCATCGGCCTGATTGCCCGCATGAGTGAGGAAGAGTTTACTTCGAGCTTTATTGATGGGGCCCGCGACCTGCTGGGCGTTGCCCTGATCATCGGGATTGCCCGCGGTATCGTGGTGATTATGGACCGGGGGATGATCACCGACACCATCCTGAACTCGGCCGAGCATGCCGTCACCGGCCTCTCCTCGGTGATCTTCATCAATGTGATGTACTGGCTGGAGATCCTGCTGTCCTTCCTGGTACCGTCTTCATCCGGCCTCGCAGTCCTGACCATGCCGATCATGGCACCCCTGGCTGATTTCGCCGGCGTCGGGCGGGAGCTGGTGGTCACGGCGTATCAGTCTGCCTCCGGCATCGTTAACCTGATGACCCCGACCTCCGCAGTCGTCATGGGGGGGCTGGCCATCGCCCGGGTGCCTTATGTCCGGTGGGTCAAATGGGTGGCGCCGCTGCTGGGGATCCTCACGGTCCTGATCATGGCGATGCTCAGTGTCGGGGCGATGCTCTAA
- a CDS encoding YjgN family protein codes for MENQVRFHGQGKEFFGIWIVNVLLSVVTLGIYSAWATVRTNKYFYGNTELAGDRFDYHATPKQILIGRIIAMICVLIWVVASQFFPPVAMVLMLVGVALMPWLLRNNARFDARMTSYRNVRFDFAGTLKAAYGVFLGWPILCYLLVGGALFLSFSVVVNSPVAGGVLFLLTFVLAFVIYAWVASQIAAYYLNGYRYGNREFRAEVELKAYIKTYLLAGLLWVGMTAVLLLLTSLAFGINALATFQDPAALDGGMSQWQVMIFVIYGLMALAAMIVNGFIRARIRNYLFGQVSIEGEPVYQLASRMTVAGLVGLILSNVLLLIVTLGLARPWVKVRTARYLAGVTYVIGDLALLQAEGKEMAQGAAIADEVANAFDLGVGIG; via the coding sequence ATGGAAAATCAGGTTAGGTTTCACGGCCAGGGCAAGGAGTTCTTCGGCATCTGGATCGTCAATGTATTACTGTCGGTGGTTACGCTCGGGATTTATTCAGCCTGGGCCACGGTCCGCACGAATAAATATTTTTACGGCAACACCGAGTTGGCTGGCGATCGGTTTGATTATCACGCCACCCCAAAACAGATTTTGATCGGGCGGATCATTGCGATGATCTGTGTCCTGATCTGGGTGGTCGCCAGCCAGTTCTTCCCGCCGGTTGCGATGGTGCTGATGTTGGTGGGGGTTGCTCTGATGCCCTGGCTGCTGCGCAACAATGCGCGATTTGATGCCCGCATGACCAGCTACCGTAATGTGCGCTTCGATTTCGCCGGGACGCTGAAGGCCGCGTATGGCGTGTTCCTGGGCTGGCCGATCCTCTGCTACCTGCTGGTGGGCGGGGCACTATTTCTTTCCTTCTCGGTGGTGGTAAACAGCCCGGTGGCTGGCGGAGTACTGTTCCTGCTGACTTTCGTGTTGGCCTTTGTGATTTACGCCTGGGTGGCGTCACAGATTGCAGCCTACTACCTGAACGGTTACCGCTACGGCAACCGGGAGTTCCGTGCTGAGGTTGAACTCAAGGCGTATATCAAGACCTACTTGCTGGCCGGATTGCTGTGGGTCGGGATGACTGCGGTGCTGTTGCTGCTCACTTCGCTGGCCTTTGGGATCAATGCCCTGGCGACGTTCCAGGATCCGGCAGCGCTGGATGGCGGGATGTCGCAGTGGCAGGTGATGATTTTTGTCATCTACGGCCTGATGGCGCTGGCTGCAATGATCGTCAATGGCTTTATCCGGGCGCGGATCCGCAATTACCTGTTCGGCCAGGTGAGTATTGAGGGAGAGCCTGTGTATCAGTTGGCGTCGCGGATGACCGTGGCCGGGCTGGTTGGCCTGATCCTGAGTAATGTGCTGTTGTTGATCGTCACGCTGGGTCTGGCCCGGCCTTGGGTCAAAGTGAGAACCGCGCGTTACCTGGCCGGGGTAACTTATGTCATCGGCGATCTGGCGCTGTTGCAGGCCGAAGGTAAAGAGATGGCACAAGGTGCTGCGATTGCCGATGAAGTGGCGAATGCCTTTGATCTTGGGGTCGGGATCGGATGA
- a CDS encoding M48 family metallopeptidase has translation MSWRGFCHPPNSASKLDAELTLLPQQQLRLCCDAGSWDWPISRVDMTPSLGRLPLTLTFPDGHQFIPQDSQALAAALKGARRGNRLHWWERHWLAIGGSVLAVALLMVLMFSHGLPGLSRVLVHLLPEAVAAHVGEQTLAALDEHLLQPTALSEARQQELHQQFVTLVAQVPPTPVVPRLQLRRWEAGPNALALSDGTIVVMDSLVTLADTPAQLNSILLHELGHLEYQHVMTSLVRSALISTAVALMTGESTGLADNFLGGGVFILTQGYSRADEAEADTYALAQMQRVYGSVTPMQQMFERLEAATAWKDGPEWLSTHPGMQHRLDAIAAAAEAQSR, from the coding sequence ATGAGTTGGCGCGGCTTTTGCCATCCGCCGAACAGTGCCAGTAAGCTCGATGCCGAGCTGACGCTGTTGCCGCAGCAGCAGCTCCGTCTGTGCTGCGATGCCGGGAGTTGGGATTGGCCCATCTCCCGGGTCGACATGACCCCGTCGCTCGGCCGGTTGCCGCTGACCCTGACGTTCCCTGACGGGCACCAGTTTATTCCACAGGACAGCCAGGCGCTGGCTGCGGCCCTGAAAGGGGCCCGGCGGGGCAACCGGCTGCATTGGTGGGAGCGACACTGGCTGGCCATCGGCGGCAGTGTGCTGGCCGTGGCCTTGCTGATGGTGCTGATGTTCAGCCATGGCCTGCCGGGGCTGAGCCGCGTACTGGTTCATCTGCTGCCGGAAGCGGTGGCAGCTCATGTCGGGGAGCAGACGCTGGCGGCGCTGGATGAACATCTGCTCCAGCCGACGGCACTCAGTGAGGCACGCCAGCAAGAGCTGCACCAGCAGTTTGTCACACTGGTGGCACAGGTGCCGCCGACCCCGGTGGTTCCCCGGTTGCAGCTCCGGCGCTGGGAGGCCGGGCCGAATGCACTGGCCCTGAGCGACGGGACGATCGTGGTGATGGATTCCTTGGTGACACTGGCCGACACGCCGGCGCAGCTCAACAGCATTTTGCTGCATGAGCTGGGCCATCTGGAATACCAGCATGTCATGACATCCCTGGTGCGCTCGGCACTGATCTCCACCGCTGTGGCGCTGATGACGGGCGAAAGTACCGGACTGGCGGATAACTTTCTGGGCGGCGGGGTGTTTATCCTGACTCAGGGCTATTCCCGGGCGGATGAGGCCGAGGCCGATACTTATGCGCTGGCGCAGATGCAGCGGGTGTATGGCAGCGTGACGCCGATGCAGCAGATGTTTGAGCGTCTGGAAGCGGCGACCGCATGGAAAGATGGGCCGGAATGGCTCAGTACCCATCCGGGCATGCAGCACCGGCTTGACGCGATTGCTGCGGCCGCTGAAGCGCAGTCGCGCTGA